One window of Treponema denticola genomic DNA carries:
- a CDS encoding coiled-coil domain-containing protein — protein MKKKIILIFVILLFFMLFFVNLNAEEQLLVLYPDSSDVNLFNLYEILYKDLTENWLEPYMKAKTEIEKAETEKKRAERELSKAKSEKQRVEQEFKKAEAEKKRAEQEFAKALIEIEAQKNMKLSLGSINNILKNYHTLTSKLDKTDWSFFFKNKNIKDILQTLENDSLPAEVTSIFLELKLDVKKTALQLAVLQYCFFVLKCEKTFGDKIKETDQPSIMSEIRKAISIQDFRLVEKNYYNIERILDAAKE, from the coding sequence ATGAAAAAAAAGATAATACTAATATTTGTAATACTTTTATTTTTTATGTTGTTTTTTGTAAATTTGAATGCTGAAGAACAACTGCTCGTGTTATATCCTGATTCCAGTGATGTCAATTTATTTAATTTATATGAGATTTTGTATAAAGATCTTACTGAAAACTGGTTAGAACCGTATATGAAAGCGAAAACGGAAATTGAGAAAGCAGAGACAGAAAAGAAACGGGCAGAGCGTGAGTTGAGTAAAGCAAAGTCGGAGAAACAACGAGTCGAACAAGAATTTAAAAAAGCAGAAGCAGAAAAAAAACGGGCAGAGCAGGAATTTGCAAAGGCTCTTATCGAAATTGAGGCTCAAAAAAATATGAAATTGTCTTTAGGTAGTATTAATAATATTCTAAAAAACTACCATACATTAACTTCTAAATTGGATAAAACCGACTGGTCTTTCTTTTTTAAGAATAAAAACATTAAAGATATTTTACAGACATTGGAAAATGATTCGCTTCCGGCTGAGGTTACATCTATTTTTTTAGAATTGAAACTTGATGTAAAAAAGACTGCTTTACAATTAGCTGTTTTACAATATTGTTTTTTTGTACTAAAATGTGAAAAAACATTTGGGGATAAAATAAAAGAAACAGATCAACCTTCAATAATGTCTGAAATAAGAAAAGCAATAAGTATACAGGATTTTAGATTGGTAGAAAAAAATTATTATAATATTGAACGAATTTTAGATGCTGCTAAAGAATAA